In Lotus japonicus ecotype B-129 chromosome 5, LjGifu_v1.2, one genomic interval encodes:
- the LOC130718854 gene encoding chaperonin CPN60-2, mitochondrial, with amino-acid sequence MYRFATSLASKARIARNTSQQIGSRAAWSRNYAAKDIKFGVEARALMLKGVEELADAVKVTMGPKGRNVVIEQSYGAPKVTKDGVTVAKSIEFKDRVKNVGASLVKQVANATNDVAGDGTTCATVLTRAIFAEGCKSVAAGMNAMDLRRGINMAVDSVVTNLKSRARMISTSEEIAQVGTISANGEREIGELIAKAMEKVGKEGVITIADGKTLENELEVVEGMKLDRGYISPYFITNQKNQKCELEDPLIIIHEKKISSINAIVKVLELALKKQRPLLIVAEDVESDALATLILNKLRAGIKVCAIKAPGFGENRKSGLQDLAVLTGAQLITEELGMNLEKVDLEMLGSCKKVTISKDDTVILNGAGDKKSLEERSEQIRSAIENSTSDYDKEKLQERLAKLSGGVAVLKIGGASEAEVSEKKDRVTDALNATKAAVEEGILPGGGVALLYASNELSKLQTANFDQKIGVQIIQNALKTPVHTIAANAGVEGAVVVGKLLEQNNPDLGYDAAKGEYVDMVKSGIIDPLKVIRTALVDAASVSSLMTTTEAIVTEFPKEDKDAPAMGGGMGGMDY; translated from the exons atgtatCGCTTTGCCACTTCCCTTGCCTCCAAAGCTCG GATTGCTAGGAACACCAGTCAACAG ATTGGAAGTAGGGCGGCGTGGAGCAGGAATTATGCGGCCAAAGACATTAAATTTGGTGTGGAGGCTCGGGCTCTGATGCTGAAGGGTGTTGAAGAGCTTGCTGATGCAGTCAAAGTAACCATGGGCCCTAAG GGCCGCAATGTGGTGATTGAGCAAAGTTATGGTGCCCCTAAAGTGACAAAAGATGGAGTAACTGTTGCCAAGAGCATTGAATTCAAGGATAGAGTCAAGAATGTAGGTGCCAGTCTTGTAAAGCAGGTTGCAAATGCCACCAATGATGTGGCTGGTGATG GAACCACATGTGCTACTGTCCTTACTCGAGCAATATTTGCGGAAGGTTGCAAATCAGTTGCAGCTGGTATGAATGCAATGGACCTGAGGCGAGGTATTAATATGGCTGTTGATTCTGTGGTCACAAACCTGAAGAGCAGAGCACGAATGATTAGCACTTCTGAAGAAATAGCTCAG GTTGGGACAATATCTGCTAATGGGGAGAGAGAGATTGGTGAATTAATTGCAAAAGCTATGGAGAAAGTTGGCAAAGAAGGTGTAATCACGATTGCA GATGGCAAGACATTGGAAAATGAGTTGGAAGTTGTTGAAGGCATGAAGCTTGACAGGGGCTACATTTCTCCATATTTCATAACTAACCAGAAGAACCAGAAATGT GAACTTGAAGATCCTCTCATTATAATCCATGAGAAGAAAATCTCGAGTATAAATGCCATAGTTAAAGTACTAGAGTTAGCATTGAAG AAACAAAGACCTTTATTGATTGTGGCAGAGGATGTGGAAAGTGATGCCCTTGCAACTCTTATTCTAAATAAGCTTCGTGCTGGAATCAAG GTATGTGCCATCAAAGCCCCTGGTTTTGGTGAAAATCGAAAATCTGGTCTCCAGGATCTTGCCGTTCTTACCGGAGCTCAG CTTATCACTGAAGAGCTTGGCATGAATCTTGAAAAAGTGGATCTGGAGATGCTTGGCTCTTGCAAAAAG GTCACTATTTCCAAAGACGACACTGTCATTCTTAATGGAGCTGGTGATAAGAAATCACTTGAGGAAAGATCTGAGCAG ATTAGGTCTGCAATTGAAAATAGCACTTCAGATTATGACAAGGAAAAGTTACAAGAAAGATTAGCCAAGCTTTCTGGGGGTGTTGCAGTGCTTAAG ATCGGAGGAGCCAGTGAGGCTGAAGTTAGTGAGAAGAAGGATAGAGTGACAGATGCCTTAAATGCAACTAAGGCAGCTGTAGAGGAGGGCATATTACCTG GTGGTGGTGTTGCTCTTCTGTATGCATCTAATGAGTTGAGTAAGCTTCAAACTGCCAACTTTGATCAAAAGATAGGTGTCCAGATTATCCAAAATGCTTTGAAG ACACCTGTGCACACAATTGCCGCAAATGCTGGAGTTGAGGGGGCTGTTGTCGTCGGTAAATTATTGGAACAAAATAATCCTGATCTTGGGTATGATGCCGCCAAAG GTGAATATGTTGATATGGTTAAATCTGGAATAATTGATCCATTGAAGGTGATTAGGACCGCACTTGTTGATGCAGCCAG TGTGTCTTCTTTGATGACAACAACTGAAGCAATTGTGACCGAATTTCCAAAGGAAGATAAAGATGCTCCTGCTATGGGTGGTGGCATGGGTGGCATGGATTATTAG